A genome region from Macaca nemestrina isolate mMacNem1 chromosome 20, mMacNem.hap1, whole genome shotgun sequence includes the following:
- the LOC105469980 gene encoding BLOC-1-related complex subunit 8 isoform X6 — MEEPEMQLKGKKVTDKFTESVYVLANEPSVALYRLQEHVRRSLPELAQHKADMQRWEEQSQGAIYTVEYACSAVKNLVDSSVYFRSVEGLLKQAISIRDHMNASAQGHR, encoded by the exons ATGGAGGAACCAGAGATGCAACTCAAGGGGAAGAAAG TCACGGACAAGTTCACTGAGAGCGTCTACGTCCTGGCCAACGAGCCGTCCGTGGCCCTGTACCGGCTGCAGGAGCACGTGCGTCGCTCCCTCCCCGAGCTGGCCCAGCACAAG GCAGACATGCAGCGTTGGGAGGAGCAGAGCCAGGGAGCCATCTACACTGTGGAATACGCCTGCAG CGCCGTGAAGAACCTGGTGGACAGCAGCGTCTACTTCCGCAGCGTGGAGGGTCTGCTCAAACAGGCCATCAGCATCCGGGACCATATGAATGCCAGTGCGCAGGGTCACAGGTAG
- the LOC105469980 gene encoding BLOC-1-related complex subunit 8 isoform X5, whose product MEEPEMQLKGKKVTDKFTESVYVLANEPSVALYRLQEHVRRSLPELAQHKADMQRWEEQSQGAIYTVEYACSAVKNLVDSSVYFRSVEGLLKQAISIRDHMNASAQGHSPEEPPPPSSA is encoded by the exons ATGGAGGAACCAGAGATGCAACTCAAGGGGAAGAAAG TCACGGACAAGTTCACTGAGAGCGTCTACGTCCTGGCCAACGAGCCGTCCGTGGCCCTGTACCGGCTGCAGGAGCACGTGCGTCGCTCCCTCCCCGAGCTGGCCCAGCACAAG GCAGACATGCAGCGTTGGGAGGAGCAGAGCCAGGGAGCCATCTACACTGTGGAATACGCCTGCAG CGCCGTGAAGAACCTGGTGGACAGCAGCGTCTACTTCCGCAGCGTGGAGGGTCTGCTCAAACAGGCCATCAGCATCCGGGACCATATGAATGCCAGTGCGCAGGGTCACAG CCCGGAGGAACCACCCCCGCCCTCCTCAGCCTGA